In one Lolium rigidum isolate FL_2022 chromosome 3, APGP_CSIRO_Lrig_0.1, whole genome shotgun sequence genomic region, the following are encoded:
- the LOC124698728 gene encoding uncharacterized protein LOC124698728: MGKRSSGAVEARVFGSMEDFWGFYLGQHSKPATRRWHFAGTLASLLCALLAAATGRAALLAACPVLGYGMAWYSHFFVEGNRPATFGHPVWSLLCDYRMFALILTGRIDAELARLRIRPRSDAAVHQQ, translated from the coding sequence ATGGGGAAGAGAAGCAGCGGCGCCGTCGAGGCTCGGGTGTTCGGGAGCATGGAGGATTTCTGGGGCTTCTACCTGGGCCAGCACTCGAAGCCGGCGACGCGGCGCTGGCACTTCGCCGGCACGCTGGCGTCGCTCCTCTGCGCACTCCTCGCGGccgccacgggccgcgccgcgctCCTGGCGGCGTGCCCCGTGCTCGGGTACGGCATGGCGTGGTACAGCCACTTCTTCGTGGAGGGCAACCGGCCGGCCACGTTCGGCCACCCCGTCTGGTCCTTGCTCTGCGACTACCGCATGTTCGCCCTCATCCTCACCGGCCGCATCGACGCTGAGCTCGCCCGCCTCCGCATCCGGCCCCGGAGCGACGCCGCCGTTCACCAGCAGTGA
- the LOC124702006 gene encoding uncharacterized protein LOC124702006 → MSSGSGSTLMDLITSDPAPPSAAGASSQQPSSGGSSGRSAPAPAPAPAPADRKSKRATLMQIQSDTISAAKAFNPVKNLPQRNRKKKPVSYSQLARSIHELAATCDQKSSQRQLVNSVFPKLAVYNSVDPSVAPSLLMLHQQCEDKNVLRYVYYYLARILSDNGSQGSSAAGGIPTPNWDALADIDVVGGVTRADVVPRIVNQLSAESTSDDVEFHARRLAALKALTSSSTSSSEMLEKLSEIVFGILEKVADSKQKRKKGIFTKQGGDKESILRSNLQYASLSALRRLPLDLGNPAFLHRAVQGIEFSDPVAVRHALSIISEIAVRDPYSVAMALGKNAQHGGALQDILHLHDVLARVYLAKLCHSISRARVLDERPDIKSQYSSLLYQLLLDPSDRVCFEAILCVLGKVDNTESTEDRAGGWIRLTREILKLPEAPSVASKGILSKASEKSSKARRPQPLIKLVMRRLESSFRSFSRPVLHAAARVVQEMGKSRAAAYALGAYDEGANLQAYSDNADSLDSDLNENSQPEATRKAKPLSNGHGGLDTVAGLLASLMEVVRTTVACECVYVRAMVVKALIWMQNPHESLDELKSIIACELSDPAWPSSLLNDVLLTLHARFKATPDMAVTLLEIARIFATKVPGKIDADVLQLLWKTCLVGAGPDGKHTALEAVTIVLDLPPPQPGSMSVLTSVDMVSASDPKSAMALQRLVQAAVWFLGENANYAASEYAWESATPPGTALMMLDADKMVAAASSRNPTLASALTRLQRCAFSGSWEIRIAAAQALTTIAIRSGEPYRLQIYEFLHALSLGGVQSNFSELQLSNGENQGASGTGLGSLISPMLKVLDEMYRAQDELARDIRQHDNSKQEWSDDELKKLYETHERLLDFVCLFCFVPRIKYLPLGPTSAKLIEIYRNRHNISASVGLSDPAVATGISDLMYESKEVHKETSTMQSGIDPDLAMAWAAGLEDDDWANNAPAVDKVKDFLAGAGTDAPDVDDEEEYMNSRPSVGYDDMWAKTILETYEEDDGRSSGGSSPESTGSVETSISSHFGGMNYPSLFSSKPPSYGASQQTIREEPPSYSTSVLQKRESFDNPLAGRGSRSSGSHEDTEKSSSSGNPQSGKALYDFTAGGDDELSLNSGEDVDIEYEVDGWYYVKKKRAGRDGKIAGLVPVLYVSS, encoded by the exons ATgtcgtccggctccggctccacGCTGATGGATCTCATCACCTCGGATCCAGCGCCGCCCTCGGCCGCCGGCGCGTCGTCGCAGCAGCCGTCCTCGGGCGGCTCATCGGGGAggtccgcgccggcgccggcgccggcgcccgccCCGGCGGATCGCAAGTCGAAGAGGGCCACCCTGATGCAGATCCAGAGCGACACCATCTCAGCAGCCAAGGCCTTCAACCCCGTCAAGAACCTTCCCCAGCGCAACAGGAAGAAGAAG CCCGTCTCGTACTCGCAGCTGGCGCGGAGCATCCACGAGCTTGCAGCGACGTGCGACCAG AAAAGTTCCCAGAGGCAGCTCGTCAACAGTGTGTTCCCCAAGCTCGCGGTGTACAATTCTGTGGATCCTTCGGTGGCTCCGTCTCTTCTCATG CTCCACCAGCAATGCGAGGACAAAAATGTTCTGCGCTACGTATACTACTATCTTGCCCGGATTTTGTCAGATAATGGCTCCCAGGGTTCAAGTGCTGCCGGTGGCATACCCACACCGAATTGGGATGCTCTTGCCGACATTGATGTTGTTGGAGGAGTGACTAGAGCAGATGTCGTGCCCAGAATTGTTAATCAGCTTTCAGCAGAATCCACCAGCGATGATGTTGAAT TTCACGCGCGGAGACTTGCGGCTCTGAAGGCCCTAACATCCTCTTCCACAAGCAGTTCTGAGATGTTGGAAAAGCTTAGTGAGATTGTGTTTGGCATTTTGGAAAAG GTGGCAGATTCTAAACAGAAACGAAAGAAAGGTATATTTACCAAGCAAGGTGGTGATAAAGAG TCTATTTTACGGAGTAACTTGCAATACGCTTCTCTAAGTGCTCTGAGAAGACTGCCACTTGATCTTGGCAATCCAGCATTTCTGCACCGAGCTGTCCAAGG gattgaattttctgACCCAGTTGCAGTAAGGCATGCCTTGTCAATTATATCGGAAATTGCTGTTAGAGATCCATACTCTGTTGCAATGGCATTGG GCAAAAACGCACAGCATGGTG GAGCTCTTCAGGACATCCTTCATTTGCATGATGTTCTTGCAAGAGTGTACCTTGCAAAGTTGTGCCATTCAATATCTAGGGCTCGTGTACTGGATG AGAGGCCTGACATAAAGTCACAGTACAGTTCTCTCCTTTATCAACTTCTTTTGGATCCAAGTGACAGAGTCTGTTTTGAGGCTATACTCTGTGTTCTGGGAAAAGTTGACAACACAGAAAG CACTGAGGACAGAGCTGGCGGATGGATTCGGTTAACTAGAGAAATTCTCAAATTGCCTGAGGCCCCTTCTGTAGCATCAAAGGGTATTCTGTCAAAAGCCAGTGAAAAATCTTCGAAAGCAAGGCGTCCTCAACCCCTCATCAAACTTGTAATGAGAAG ACTGGAGAGCTCTTTCCGTAGCTTTTCCCGCCCTGTTCTTCATGCTGCTGCAAGAGTAGTCCAGGAAATGGGTAAAAGTAGAGCAGCTGCCTATGCGTTGGGTGCTTATGATGAGGGAGCAAATCTTCAAGCTTATTCAGACAATGCTGATTCTCTTGATTCTGATCTTAATGAGAACTCGCAACCTGAAG CTACCCGGAAAGCTAAACCACTATCGAACGGACATGGTGGATTGGACACAGTAGCAGGATTACTAGCATCACTAATGGAAGTAGTGCGGACAACTGTAGCATGCGAGTGTGTATATGTTCGAGCGATGGTCGTCAAAGCTTTGATATGGATGCAAAATCCACATGAGTCTCTTGATGAATTGAAATCTATCATTGCTTGTGAGCTGTCTGACCCAGCCTGGCCTTCTTCTCTCCTGAATGATGTCCTGCTAACCCTACATGCTCGGTTCAAG GCAACCCCTGATATGGCTGTGACTCTGCTTGAGATTGCTAGAATTTTCGCTACGAAAGTTCCTGGAAAGATtgatgctgatgttctacaactgTTATGGAAG ACATGCCTTGTAGGAGCAGGACCAGATGGAAAACATACAGCCTTGGAAGCTGTGACAATAGTCCTTGATCTGCCACCACCTCAGCCTGGTTCAATGTCTGTGCTCACGTCTGTTGATATGGTTTCTGCCTCAGATCCAAAATCTGCAATGGCACTGCAAAGATTAGTTCAAGCTGCT GTTTGGTTTCTGGGAGAAAATGCAAACTATGCTGCATCTGAGTATGCATGGGAATCTGCAACGCCTCCTGGCACTGCTCTAATGATGCTTGATGCTGATAAAATGGTTGCTGCAGCAAGTTCCCGTAATCCTACACTTGCTAGCGCGCTAACACGGCTCCAAAGATGTGCATTTAGTGGCAGCTGGGAG ATCCGTATCGCTGCTGCTCAGGCCCTGACCACCATTGCTATAAGGTCTGGTGAACCTTATAGACTGCAGATATATGAGTTTCTCCATGCTTTGAGTCTGGGCGGTGTGCAGTCAAACTTTTCAGAATTGCAGCTAAGTAATGGGGAAAACCAAGGTGCTAGTGGTACTGGTCTTGGATCTTTGATAAGCCCAATGCTGAAGGTCTTGGATGAAATGTATAGAGCTCAAGATGAGCTTGCTAG GGACATCCGTCAGCATGATAATAGCAAACAAGAATGGAGTGATGATGAACTGAAGAAACTTTATGAAACCCATGAGAGGCTTCTTGATTTTGTTTGTTTATTCTGTTTTGTTCCAAGGATCAAATACTTGCCTTTAGGTCCTACCAG TGCCAAGCTCATTGAGATCTACCGCAATCGGCATAACATCAGTGCCTCTGTCGGTCTAAGTGACCCTGCTGTTGCAACCGGAATATCTGACCTCATGTATGAGTCCAAAGAAGTACATAAAGAGACCAGTACTATGCAGTCTGGAATTGACCCTGATTTAGCCATGGCCTGGGCAGCAGgtttggaagatgatgattgggcAAACAATGCCCCAGCTGTGGACAAA GTAAAGGACTTCCTTGCGGGTGCTGGAACTGATGCTCCtgatgtggatgatgaggaggagtacatGAATTCTAGGCCGTCAGTCGGTTATGATGATATGTGGGCCAAGACAATTCTTGAAACATATGAG GAAGATGATGGGAGGTCTTCTGGTGGGTCCTCACCTGAGTCAACTGGTTCTGTGGAGACATCCATATCGTCCCATTTTGGTGGCATGAACTATCCGTCCTTGTTTAGTTCAAAACCACCAAGTTATGGGGCTTCGCAACAAACG ATACGTGAAGAACCACCATCATATTCAACATCTGTCCTACAGAAGCGTGAGTCGTTTGACAACCCCCTTGCTGGGCGTGGGAGCCGAAGTTCTGGATCACACGAGGATACCGAGAAGAGTTCCAGTTCCGGGAATCCTCAATCTGGGAAAGCACTGTATGACTTCACAGCAGGTGGCGATGATGAG TTGAGTTTGAACTCTGGAGAAGATGTCGATATCGAATATGAGGTTGATGGTTGGTACTAC GTAAAGAAAAAGAGAGCTGGAAGGGATGGGAAGATAGCAGGTCTGGTGCCTGTTTTGTATGTGAGCTCGTGA